The window CTTCATATGGCAGCGTTAAATGGCCATGTAGAGTGTGTACAGTTGTTATTGGACCTGGGAGCATCAGTTTCTGAGGTCACCATTGAAGATGGAACAACTATCGACCTTATAGGTATTTTGCTACTGCTTTTTTCCTGCTGCTTTTTAACTCAATAGGTACTGTATTTTTCAGCTTTGTGTTTTGATGCAGATATGATGGGGTTATAACTTATAAGTTCCTTTGTTTTCATCTGACAGGATCAGGTAGCACCCCACTTCATTACGCTGCTTGTGGTGGAAATGCTGTATGTTGTCAAGTATGTTCTGCTAATCTGAAGGCAGTTTTGCTGTTTAAATGTATGGTGATTTTCTCAACATCCGCTAACCATACATTGTTGAGTGCAGCTTCTTATTGCTCGAGGAGCCAACCTTGCTGCCAAAAATGCTAGTGGGTATGATTTTGAATTGCTGATACATACAAAGAACTGTCATTGTTTTCGTCCTCATTATGATTTGGTTGTTGATttgccttatgcagctcgaccccGTTAATGGTAGCTCATTCATGGCATAGAACCTCTATTGAGGAAATTTTGAGTAATGAACCAGGGGGTCAAATACGTACTCTTCCTTCTCCATATTTGTGCCTCCCACTTATGAGTATCATGAGCATTGCCAGGTCAGTGCGTACTAAATGTTGCAAAAAAAGCTGAACTTTCTGCTTTCCAGTTGTCCTGCTCATGTGCAAATTGAGTTTGTTTAGCTATAAAAAAAGTATGCAATAAGTTTTTGAGGCTGTCCGTATCTTCGGCTGAGAAGGCCGGGGACAATATCTCCATTATCGAAAACAAGAAAGTCTGCTGCTAAATAGGTTATCTTCCCTTTTCTGTAGTCTGCGTTTGAAAAAATGTAATAGAGAACTGAACATTATTTCTTATAAGTTGTCATCCCTATTCATATATGTATTATTGACTTGCATAATTATTGGTCTCTTATAGTATGATCAGACCACTATGTTGTCCCTAACCCTGGCAACATGAAGATATTGTGGCTTCTATTTTTTAACAGACTGTCATAATAAACTATTGTCAAGTGTTTATTTTGGTTAGTGGTAACATCTGATAGTTAGGTGTCTATTTGCTTTGTAGGGAGTGTGGTTGGAGGTACCTAAACAAGTCACCTGTATGCATTGACCCATGTGCTGTCTGCTTAGACGGGAGCTGCTCTGTTGCCGCAGAAGGTACGCAGTGAAATATACATTTTACCCACATCACATGCTATTGTGCTTTAAGCAAACTGTCAGTTTACTGGAAATGATTTCATCTTTCACAAAAGGACATGAAACTGTTGAAGTACTACCTGCATGAGTGTCATATGAAGTTCATCAATCAGCTCACACTTTATGTTCTGGCACATATCCACTTGGTAACTCAACAACCGCAGGGAGTACAAAAAGCAAGCGCGTTTCTTGCTTTCGGTTAATGACTGCGAGCCTTTTCACCTGTGCAGGATGCAAACACGAGTTCTGCACGAGATGCGCCCTGTACCTCTGCTCGACCAGCTACACGTCGGCGAACCCCGCGGGCGCCATACCGTGCCCGCTGTGCCGGCACCCGATCACCTCCTTCGTGGCGCTCCCCGGCACGAGCCCGATAAGGGAGCAGCTCCCCCGGAACAGCCTCTCGCTGTCGTTCTGCGCGACGTGCCCGGCGGTGAGCTCCGACTCGGCGGCCCCTGGTGGAGGCCACCCGTACCGGGCCAGCAGCGAGCTCCACTGCGGCGGGGGCATGCGGATGCCGCCGATGGGGTCGTCGTCGTTCCGGTCGCTGAGCTGCCAGGCGATGAAGCTGAACCCGTCCTTCTGCATGGGCGCCATGGACACCAACCCGTGCCTCATCCGGTGCTCGCGGTTCGGGTCGAGCCTGGGCCGGTCGGCGTCCCACGGCGAGGCCAACCGGCGAGGAGGGGCGTGGCCCGTGACATTCAGCCCCATCGTCGCCACCAGCagctgatgaaccgcatccggtttCGCCTGCCATTTTTTGCGGCTTTTTCTTGAAAGGGTGTGTCATATTTTGCCTGTTAGTTTGGCTGGCTGCCCCCCCTCCTATCTATTTTACCGCGGTGGGGCGGTCGAAATCCCTCCCCTATTGGTATCTATATCTATCATATCATGAGTAGCGATGTAGCAACATATGGAAATGGAACTATTCCTACCTACCTGGGTTTGTAAATAACCTTGTGTTTTTTGGGCGAGCGATTGGAATGCAGATGCAGTGGCACTGCTTTTTGAAACGCTTTTGTTTGAACCGGTGGTTGAATGGCTGTGAGTGGCCGGCACAAAGGGTGGGGCGGGCGGCGCTGGTCGCCGGCCGTTGGTACAGCCCtgcatgttgtactccctccgtcccgaaaaacaTGTCGCGCTGGTGTTTTTGCAATTTAGTCCTCATCGTTTTCCCGACCAAACCCGCGGTCCTCGTCGTTCTCCTCAGTCCTCACTCGACTGACGCCCGCAGATTTGCTCGCCCCCTCCCTCCCCATGCCCCTGCCGCCTTGCTCCCCCTCCTCTTGCCCCCGCATCCTTGCTCCCCCacacccctgccgccgccgccgccttgcttcCGCCCCGCCGCCCCATGCCGCTGCCTCGTTTCCCTCCGTCCGCTGCCCGCAGAGGAACGTGAAGATTCAGTTTTTTTGGAGAAGACCGCCCAACGCCCAACGCCCGCTCTCCTTCCGCATGTGCCCGTCGTCGACCACCTCCTCGCCGTCGACCACGAAGCTAGCACCCTCCATGGAGGTTTTCGACCTGAGCAGTGGGAAGCACGTGTGCCCCTTTTCCACTTCCAAGCTGGAGCACTACGCGGCTTCACCGACATCGATTACATCTCGCCGGAGCATTACGCGGCTGCACCAAGGAGTCCGCCGGAGTCAAAGGTCTCATTTTCCCCCTTCTCCTCCCTTCAGTCTCTTGCAATTTATTTTTCATCTTCTTCGATTGGTCTACCGGAAATGGAACAGAGCTAAACAGAGCAAGCTAGAGTTGCATGGTGGCGTTCGTGGTGAGGGACAAGCCATCAGGTTGAGAGTATCTCTATTCTCTAGGAGAGCCTGCACCATGTTAAACCTCCACTTGCAGAGTTGTTGTTTTCAATTAACTGAAATTACACCAAAGAATTTCAGTTAAAAGATGTCCTCTTGCACTGAACCTGAACTAAAACTGATCGATATTTTAGCATTTTCTGTTTCAGGATTGGCTAAAATAGTGCTGAGATGGATGGAAGAACCCTTAAGTTTGTTGTTCCTCTTTTAAAAAATAAAAGTTCGTTGTTCCTGCATTGAACGGTTAAGCAGGGTCATGTTGTGATAAATCCCTTTGTCAATTTCAGGTGTCCATCAAGTATGGATGGGGTGGAGTATGAGAATTTTGCTTTGTGTCAATATCAGTTGTCGATCAAGTATGGATGGGGTGGAGCATGACAGTAAATTTCAGGTGTCCAAGTCCAACCAGCTGCTGCTCCGTCCTTATCTTTATCTATGCCATAACCATCTTTGTTTTCTGAGAGACAGAATTTTTTTGAGTTGCTGTTTATggtggtaaaaagaaaagaatgcaGCTTAGTCCTGCTATCAAACACTTTGCTCTAACCACTTCTACTCATAATTATTTGAAACATTATTCACTGTAGTCTCAGTTAACTGAATTTTCTGAAGCCATTTTCTTGCTCACAAGTTGACAGAAAACTGTTTGAAAGAAATTTTGACATAAGTTAACTGAAACAAATTTAGAAACGACAGTTCTCCTGTGATTTAGATTCAGTAAACATGACAGTAAAATTGCTCTAAGAGTACTGACTAAATTCAGGGCTTGTTGTATTAAGCAAATCAATTGACTACCTATTCTTTTTTGCCTAACTGAATGTTGACTGAATGTTGACACAATTACCTATTCTTTTTCAGGGCATAGATAGGTTCAATTAATTTGCTTGAATTATCAAAATTACTGTCACTACTACTGTATGCTTTGACACTGTCGAAACTGATTTAGTGTGAATATGTGCCTTATGTAACCAATAATTTCTGTATCAAGGTTTAGTGTGAATATGTGCCTTATGTAGTGATTCTCTCCCAACAAGCTTCAGACCACGTTTTGTACACACCTACTGTTAACTGTTTTATTCAGTGTTTCTCTGAAGAAATCTGAACATTATTTTCATTTAACTTGTACTTGCAGCACAAGCATGGCCATCCACCAACATGCAAAACAAGTTCAAGACCAAAAATATGTGTTTCTTGCTGTTTACTCAACTGAACCAGATTTGGGTTTTCAAGTTCCAAGGTTTCTGCTAACAGCATACAGATTAAATTGAAAAGCTGGATTCATCTAAATCATGGACAGTTCAAAACCAATTATTTCCAAACCAATTATTTCTAGCTTGCTCCCTCCACNNNNNNNNNNNNNNNNNNNNNNNNNNNNNNNNNNNNNNNNNNNNNNNNNNNNNNNNNNNNNNNNNNNNNNNNNNNNNNNNNNNNNNNNNNNNNNNNNNNNNNNNNNNNNNNNNNNNNNNNNNNNNNNNNNNNNNNNNNNNNNNNNNNNNNNNNNNNNNNNNNNNNNNNNNNNNNNNNNNNNNNNNNNNNNNNNNNNNNNNNNNNNNNNNNNNNNNNNNNNNNNNNNNNNNNNNNNNNNNNNNNNNNNNNNNNNNNNNNNNNNNNNNNNNNNNNNNNNNNNNNNNNNNNNNNNNNNNNNNNNNNNNNNAGGAGCAGAGCAGTTCTTCTTGACAAACAGGAGTAGAGCAGCAACTCCCGTACACTGATCATATTCAGCACAGGGACCAGAGGAGCAACTCCTTGCGGTACCTTCTTCTTCTTGACGAGCAGGAGCTCTGGCGGCAGCACGGGCAGACGAGCAGCAGCAGCACCGGCGGTAGGGGAGAAGCAGCCGCACGGGCTCGCGCGGAAGATTGAGGAGGGCGCGCGGGCAGGGGAGAAGGAGGACGCGCGCGAGCTCCTGGTCCACCGGATCGTGGAGGCAATTTCCGGCGACGCCTGTAGGGGATCGCGACCGGGATGAATTGCGGCGGCGCACGCGTGGGAGCTCGAGGAGGATGCACTGGAGCTTGAGGAGGATGTGCTGGAGCTTGAGGAGGATGCACTGGACCTCGAGGAGGACGCCCGCGAGCTCGAGGAGGACGTGGCCGGAGGTCCCGACGATGCCCGCAGGTAATCGAGGCGGGAGGGGATCGCGGCGACGCAGGTCTGAGCGGGGAAGGCGGCGGAGCAGGtacttggcgacggcggcggcggagcaggtaggtggcgacggcggcggagcaCTTCCTGATGGGCGGCGAGTCGTGCAGCTGGGCGGCGCCGGCCCCTATCGACGACGGAGGAAGAAAACAGGGGGCGGAGGGGCTTGTTTCAGACGATTTTAAAACTACAAGGGCTTTTTTGCAAAATCAACATTGAACTGCGCCCGCGACAtgtttttcgggacggagggagtatgttgctGCGCTTTTGGTGGCTCCGATAACTGTCCGTCGTCCTCTCCATGGACCATGGCTCCATGTGCTGCGCTGCACGTACTGCTGCAGCACTTGTTTATGATTGTTGCCATGCTTTCCTGTTGCTGTTGTCATCGTCAAGAAGAGTTCATTGGAGATGCTACTAGTACAATTCCAGAACCAGAAGAGATCTTTCCTCCCCATTGTGATTAGAATAGTAGTACGATTGTCCTCCGACATTACAGTTGTAGGAGAATGATGGCGTTGCCCGTGGAACTGATTTGGCCGAGGTGGTTCGCATGATGGAAACCTGGCCACAGGAACTTCTCCACAGATTTTATATTTCCCAAGTCACTTTTGCATATTTTAAGAGCAGCGTGCGCGTCCAGACATAACGGTCGGGCTGCGACGCTGTGACTCACTGGAGCGCCGGTGGCCACAGCGCACCAACCCATTTAGCAAGGGAGATAATcctcgaaaaataaaaataaaaatagcaagggagATCGATCACTGTGCAACAGTAAACGGCATTGTTCTTGTCCGTTTGGCGTACTCGGCCCTGATCTTTTTCAGCGCCGCAACCACATCGCGCATCGTCATCCTCTGCTCACTCCGAGTCGCTGGAGCAAAGCAAACCTAGCTCGAAAATGGGCGTGAAAAGGCCATCGTCCGAGCTCCTGCTAGAAAGGCAGGACCCTTGCAGTAGTTGGCCGTCCACGACCCGGAGAAGCTCCACAGGGGATGCCTGATGGACCCACTGTCGGAGGGTCAAATGTGGCATCCGTGGGTCTCCTCCCAGTAAAGACTTCTAGGAGCATGACCCTGTAGCTCAACACGTCACTCTTCCGCGATGCTTTTCCGAGAGACCGCGATGCTTTTCCGAGAGACCCGTACTCTGCTCAACAAAATTATGAACGCGAATTGAAGCATGGTCACTCGACCATATCGATGCAGGTGGATACATAATCTATAAGTGGTCGAATAGGATAACAAAAGCTGGGTAATTAGGTACCTGGTGCCATGTATCCAACTGTTCCTGGCATGTTCGCGCATATCATGCAGTTGTCATCTGGAATCaaccttgcaatgccaaagtctGCTACATGCGTCGGCATCTCCTCGTCAAATAGCACATTGCTAGGCTTCAGGTCATGGTGCAAGATCAGCTCACTGTGATCATGATGGAGGTACTCCATTGCCATCGACACGTCGATCATGATGCCTAGTGTCTCAAGGAACCCTAGGCGCCATGCATGAACTCTGAGGCTTGTGTAGGAGCTTATCTAAGCTGCCATTTGGCATGTACTGAAGCACCAGTGATATGAAGTCAAGGTTGGAACACGTGTTGaatatctttgaaaggtagcaggtgcattacataaatcgaagggcatacgtctataagtaTAAGTTtccaaaggacaagtaaaagtggtcctctcttgatcaggttgtgaaacaggtatttgtgaaaatccagaatatccatcaagaaagcaaaaatgtgtgtgcttagataatctttctcacATTTGATCGAtataaggcagagggtaatgatcttttctagtttctttgtttaattttctataatcaattaccattctatagtctatgacaattctttgtggaataagctcattcttgtcattaggaacaacagtaatacctcccttcttagggacacaatgaacaggacttacccatctactatcagctataagatagattatacctacttccagaagttttaatatttctgttcttaccacttctttcatcttcagatttaaccgacgttggtgatcaacaacgggtttagcatcaggttccatataaatcttgtgctgacatagagtgggactaatgcccttaagatcatcaagagtatatccaatagcagccatgTGCTTCCTtaaaactttcaataatctttcttcttcatgttctgaaaggttagcactaataataacatgatatatcttctttccatcaagataagcatatttcaaagtgtctggcaattgttttaattcaaacacaggatcacctttaggtggaggaggacctcctagagtttcaataggcaaattgtgtttaagcagaagttgttgttcgaaaaagattctatctatttcatttctttcacgcatatgcaaatcattttcatggtctagcacgtATTGTttcaaaggatcagtaggaggtatagcaatagaagcaagaccaataatttcatccttactaggcaaatctttcttatgaggttgtctactaaacttggaaaaattaaattcatgagattcatcactaaagctaacactgacagtttgtttctcacaatctattttggcattaacggtgttcaagaaaggtctgccaaaaataatgggacaaaagtcatcttgtggggagctaagaacaagaaattcagtagggtattttattttcccacacaagacttcaacatctctaagaatcccaattggtgatatagtatctctattagcaagtttaatagtgacatctatgccttctatttcagcaggtgctatttcattcttaatttttTTTATATAAGGAAAAAAggaataacactcacactagcacctaggtcacataacccatgataacagtgatctcctatcttaactgagacaacaggcatgccaataactggtctatgtttatcctttttatcaggtttggcaattctagaagcttcatcacagaagtaaataatattgcccatcaatattatcgactaagagatctttaaccatagcaacactaggttcaactctgatttgttcagatgatttgggtgttctaacataacttttgttaaccacagttgaagctttaacatgCTCCTTCATCCTATCAGGGAAAGGTGTTTTTTCAATATAatcagtgggaacaactggatcaacattgtaaatgatagtttcttctttagcttttaccggttctttaacttcttctttaataggtggatgatatttaaactgttggggaacgttgcagaaaattaaaaattttcctacggtttcaccaagatccatctatgagttcatctaagcaacgagtcatgggagagagattgcatctacataccactttgtagatcgagcggaagcgttcaaaagaacggggttgaagtagtcgttctcgtcgtgatcctatactggagatcctagcgccgaacggacggcacctc is drawn from Triticum dicoccoides isolate Atlit2015 ecotype Zavitan chromosome 6B, WEW_v2.0, whole genome shotgun sequence and contains these coding sequences:
- the LOC119323269 gene encoding probable E3 ubiquitin-protein ligase XBOS32, giving the protein MGFLSLVGNSFGCSASGERLVSAARDGDLQEARALLEYNPRLARYSTFGGRNSPLHYAAAQGHHEIVSLLLESGVEINLRNYRGQTALMQACQYGHWEVVQTLMLFNANIHRTDYLNGGIAIHFAALHGHARCLRLVLADYVPSIPNFLSQTNHRSSEEVSDADFDDDGLVKMVNWKADGGLTPLHMAALNGHVECVQLLLDLGASVSEVTIEDGTTIDLIGSGSTPLHYAACGGNAVCCQLLIARGANLAAKNASGSTPLMVAHSWHRTSIEEILSNEPGGQIRTLPSPYLCLPLMSIMSIARECGWRYLNKSPVCIDPCAVCLDGSCSVAAEGCKHEFCTRCALYLCSTSYTSANPAGAIPCPLCRHPITSFVALPGTSPIREQLPRNSLSLSFCATCPAVSSDSAAPGGGHPYRASSELHCGGGMRMPPMGSSSFRSLSCQAMKLNPSFCMGAMDTNPCLIRCSRFGSSLGRSASHGEANRRGGAWPVTFSPIVATSS